A region from the Pempheris klunzingeri isolate RE-2024b chromosome 17, fPemKlu1.hap1, whole genome shotgun sequence genome encodes:
- the cyth4a gene encoding cytohesin-4 isoform X1 yields the protein MAIRRKDSFLWGKAPEKFPLGERRQGETIKAHRFELLDDIQKLRLEINHVMPDIHSPESKEQNKTCVRNRRFLCGKKKFNMDPKKGVHYLVDNDLLEWRAESVAEFLYKEEGLNKTAIGSFLGERDKMHLEILKAFVDLHEFSDLNLVQALRQFLWSFRLPGEAQKIDRMMEAFATRYCDCNPGVFQSTDTCYILSFAIIMLNTSLHNPNVKDKPSLQRFVSMNRGINNGEDLSTELLTKLYASIRSEPFKIPEDDGNDLTLTFFNPDREGWLLKMGGRVKTWKRRWFILTDSCLYYFEYTTDKDPIGIIPLENLCVRKLQDKSKPYCLELYNPKGQKIKACKTENKGRVVQGKHQSYKLSAASAEEQDNWIDAIRTSITKDPFYDLVSLRKRKIISNTSSSWD from the exons atGGCCATACGCCGAAAAGACAGCTTCCTCTGGGGGAAAG CTCCAGAGAAATTCCCCctgggagagaggaggcagggTGAAACCATCAAGGCTCACAGATTTGAGCTGCTGGATGACATTCAG AAGCTGAGGCTGGAGATCAATCACGTCATGCCTGACATCCACAGCCCTGAATCGAAGGAGCAGAA TAAAACTTGTGTAAGGAACAGGAGATTCTTATGTGGGAAAAAGAAATTCAACATGGACCCCAAAAAG GGTGTCCATTACCTGGTTGACAATGATCTGCTGGAGTGGCGAGCAGAGTCAGTGGCCGAGTTTCTTTACAAAGAGGAGGGACTGAACAAGACCGCCATCGGCAGCTTCTTGGGAGAAAG GGACAAAATGCACCTGGAGATACTAAAAGCCTTTGTGGACCTGCATGAATTCTCAGACCTGAATCTAGTGCAGGCGCTGAG GCAGTTTCTGTGGAGCTTTCGTCTCCCGGGAGAAGCTCAGAAGATTGACAGGATGATGGAGGCGTTTGCAACTCGCTACTGTGACTGTAACCCAGGGGTCTTCCAATCCACAg ACACATGCTACATCCTGTCTTTTGCCATCATCATGCTCAACACGAGTCTCCACAACCCCAACGTGAAAGACAAGCCAAGTCTGCAGCGATTTGTATCCATGAACAGAGGAATCAACAACGGGGAGGACCTGTCCACCGAGCTGCTCACG AAACTGTACGCGAGCATCCGCAGCGAGCCCTTCAAAATCCCAGAGGATGATGGGAACGACCTTACACTGACGTTTTTCAATCCAGACAGAGAAGGCTGGCTCCTTAAAATGG GTGGTCGAGTTAAAACCTGGAAGAGGAGGTGGTtcattttgactgacagctgcttgTATTACTTTGAATACACCACA gatAAAGACCCAATCGGGATTATTCCTCTAGAGAACCTGTGTGTCAGGAAGCTACAAGACAAGAGCAAACCG taTTGTCTGGAGTTATATAACCCCAAAGGACAAAAGATCAAGGCCTGTAAGACGGAGAACAAAGGCAGAGTGGTGCAGGGTAAACACCAGTCCTATAAGCTGAGTGCAGCCAGTGCCGAGGAACAGGACAACTGGATAGATGCGATCAG GACGAGTATCACCAAGGACCCTTTTTATGATTTGGTGTCTCTTCGAAAGAGGAAGATCATTAGCAACACATCCTCATCATGGGATTGA
- the fam83fa gene encoding protein FAM83F: MAESQLLCMDDQHVNEKIPESSPEFYYSEEQRAALEQLLRNGDGAFKMRLKEDNIKDFLSAREVRFVRKTFQEYDTDSDSEPGEQEKSKESSSADSGVHSTYWPQMSDTEVPSLDIGWPGSSGLYKGVTRVSVYTHPPKGPGPHIKEVVRRLIQEAHKVVAIVMDLLTDLQILQDLLDASSRRGVAVYAVLEARGVPHFLDMCARLQINAVHLRNLRVRMVKGAGLALSFGKLPGSLCSKYMLVDGEKVMFGSYSFTWSSSRMDRNTITVISGQTIDSFDNDFRELYAVSEQVDLYREFNITKPPLPTPIMKPKVEPIRPLPVSTSRFQVSVGDSRQVDLKVPAHKYHNPKYSLVFGNSRGLTGSLQDLSTPSESQVVGLNQRNGLQNSILPASGNSREKVDQVSPQSPGSPAEEEDEEGKGGLKKNQAAGMKRQRSSFRHFLKGRGANESTETIVEGMVTPQSPSPTCKVSEINGVTGNELEDSFEIIEKPGPLKSKTKKPSKLIQRSMSLQTINAGEEDGSKNRRRHQKKNCIQS; encoded by the exons ATGGCGGAGTCTCAGCTGCTGTGCATGGACGATCAGCACGTCAACGAGAAGATCCCGGAGTCCAGCCCGGAGTTCTACTACAGCGAGGAGCAGCGGGCGGCCCTGGAGCAGCTCCTCCGGAATGGGGACGGCGCCTTCAAGATGCGCCTCAAAGAGGACAACATCAAGGACTTCCTCTCCGCCAGGGAGGTGAGATTCGTCCGGAAGACCTTCCAGGAATACGACACGGACTCTGATTCTGAGCCCGGAGAGCAGGAGAAGTCCAAGGAGTCCTCCAGCGCGGACTCCGGGGTGCACTCCACCTACTGGCCGCAGATGTCCGACACCGAGGTGCCGTCCCTGGACATCGGCTGGCCCGGCAGCAGCGGCCTCTACAAGGGGGTGACCCGGGTGTCCGTGTACACCCATCCACCCAAAGGGCCCGGGCCGCACATCAAGGAGGTGGTGAGGAGGCTCATACAGGAAGCTCACAAG GTGGTGGCCATCGTCATGGACCTACTGACAGACCTGCAGATCCTCCAGGACCTGCTGGATGCCTCGTCACGGCGCGGGGTGGCTGTTTACGCGGTGCTGGAGGCCAGGGGAGTGCCCCACTTCTTGGATATGTGCGCTCGGCTGCAGATTAATGCGGTGCATCTGCGG AATCTCCGTGTGCGGATGGTGAAAGGTGCAGGGCTGGCCCTGTCATTTGGAAAGCTGCCAGGCTCCCTGTGCTCCAAATATATGCtggtggatggagagaaagTCATGTTTGGGTCTTACAG CTTCACCTGGAGTTCCTCTCGGATGGACAGGAACACGATCACTGTGATCTCAGGACAAACCATAGACTCCTTTGACAATGACTTCAGGGAGCTGTATGCTGTGTCTGAACAGGTGGACCTCTACAGGGAGTTCAACATCACCAAACCGCCTTTACCTACGCCCATTATGAAGCCAAAGGTGGAGCCAATCCGGCCTCTGCCCGTCTCCACATCTCGCTTTCAAGTATCTGTTGGAGACTCCAGACAGGTCGACCTAAAGGTACCTGCACATAAATACCACAATCCTAAGTACTCTTTAGTTTTTGGGAACAGTAGGGGCCTCACAGGTTCCCTACAAGACCTGTCGACTCCGAGCGAGTCGCAGGTTGTTGGGTTGAACCAGAGGAACGGCCTGCAGAATAGCATCCTGCCTGCCAGCGGGAACAGCAGGGAAAAGGTGGACCAAGTCTCACCACAGAGTCCTGGCTCACCTgcggaggaggaagacgaagaaGGAAAGGGAGGCCTGAAGAAGAACCAGGCAGCTGGAATGAAGAGGCAGCGCAGCTCATTCAGGCACTTCTTGAAAGGCAGAGGAGCCAATGAGAGCACAGAGACAATAGTGGAAGGGATGGTCACACCTCAGAGCCCCTCCCCCACCTGTAAAGTGTCAGAGATCAATGGCGTCACAGGAAATGAGCTGGAGGACTCGTTCGAGATCATTGAGAAACCAGGTCCACTGAAGTCCAAAACCAAGAAGCCCTCCAAGCTCATTCAGAGAAGCATGTCTCTGCAGACCATCAACGCAGGAGAGGAGGACG GATCCAAGAACCGGCGGCGGCATCAAAAGAAGAACTGCATTCAGTCATGA
- the cyth4a gene encoding cytohesin-4 isoform X2, with amino-acid sequence MAIRRKDSFLWGKAPEKFPLGERRQGETIKAHRFELLDDIQLRLEINHVMPDIHSPESKEQNKTCVRNRRFLCGKKKFNMDPKKGVHYLVDNDLLEWRAESVAEFLYKEEGLNKTAIGSFLGERDKMHLEILKAFVDLHEFSDLNLVQALRQFLWSFRLPGEAQKIDRMMEAFATRYCDCNPGVFQSTDTCYILSFAIIMLNTSLHNPNVKDKPSLQRFVSMNRGINNGEDLSTELLTKLYASIRSEPFKIPEDDGNDLTLTFFNPDREGWLLKMGGRVKTWKRRWFILTDSCLYYFEYTTDKDPIGIIPLENLCVRKLQDKSKPYCLELYNPKGQKIKACKTENKGRVVQGKHQSYKLSAASAEEQDNWIDAIRTSITKDPFYDLVSLRKRKIISNTSSSWD; translated from the exons atGGCCATACGCCGAAAAGACAGCTTCCTCTGGGGGAAAG CTCCAGAGAAATTCCCCctgggagagaggaggcagggTGAAACCATCAAGGCTCACAGATTTGAGCTGCTGGATGACATTCAG CTGAGGCTGGAGATCAATCACGTCATGCCTGACATCCACAGCCCTGAATCGAAGGAGCAGAA TAAAACTTGTGTAAGGAACAGGAGATTCTTATGTGGGAAAAAGAAATTCAACATGGACCCCAAAAAG GGTGTCCATTACCTGGTTGACAATGATCTGCTGGAGTGGCGAGCAGAGTCAGTGGCCGAGTTTCTTTACAAAGAGGAGGGACTGAACAAGACCGCCATCGGCAGCTTCTTGGGAGAAAG GGACAAAATGCACCTGGAGATACTAAAAGCCTTTGTGGACCTGCATGAATTCTCAGACCTGAATCTAGTGCAGGCGCTGAG GCAGTTTCTGTGGAGCTTTCGTCTCCCGGGAGAAGCTCAGAAGATTGACAGGATGATGGAGGCGTTTGCAACTCGCTACTGTGACTGTAACCCAGGGGTCTTCCAATCCACAg ACACATGCTACATCCTGTCTTTTGCCATCATCATGCTCAACACGAGTCTCCACAACCCCAACGTGAAAGACAAGCCAAGTCTGCAGCGATTTGTATCCATGAACAGAGGAATCAACAACGGGGAGGACCTGTCCACCGAGCTGCTCACG AAACTGTACGCGAGCATCCGCAGCGAGCCCTTCAAAATCCCAGAGGATGATGGGAACGACCTTACACTGACGTTTTTCAATCCAGACAGAGAAGGCTGGCTCCTTAAAATGG GTGGTCGAGTTAAAACCTGGAAGAGGAGGTGGTtcattttgactgacagctgcttgTATTACTTTGAATACACCACA gatAAAGACCCAATCGGGATTATTCCTCTAGAGAACCTGTGTGTCAGGAAGCTACAAGACAAGAGCAAACCG taTTGTCTGGAGTTATATAACCCCAAAGGACAAAAGATCAAGGCCTGTAAGACGGAGAACAAAGGCAGAGTGGTGCAGGGTAAACACCAGTCCTATAAGCTGAGTGCAGCCAGTGCCGAGGAACAGGACAACTGGATAGATGCGATCAG GACGAGTATCACCAAGGACCCTTTTTATGATTTGGTGTCTCTTCGAAAGAGGAAGATCATTAGCAACACATCCTCATCATGGGATTGA